In the Glycine max cultivar Williams 82 chromosome 6, Glycine_max_v4.0, whole genome shotgun sequence genome, AAGTAGCTTTTTGATAAATGGATAAAACTATCAGAATCAGATACTAGACAACACGATCAAATCATGGTACATGGCGAAACAAAAACAGTGGAGAAAAGATAACTAAGTGTATATCAAATCACTTCATGTTAGGAACTAGTACATTAAAGATATAGTAATAAGTGGGACATCTTACATTctaatgaatttatatttaattcaaccttaaaagttaatttaagtaatgagaattattttttatttatatattttaacttgatttttatttttagacaatgtaaaacttaaattttttttcaatatgacATAGAATAGAGGATGGTGGAGAAATGTTAAAGCTAAGAACAacacatttaatatttaattagcaaTGAATTTCTCCAATATCTATCTGAAAGATTCCATTATATTCAATCATGTCTtagaataaaattgtaaattagaAAAAGGCTTGCAAAGAGGAtggattataaaaaaagttttataatttgatgagaTGTTTTATTTGAAACCTAGAACCTTAAATTATCGTATatgttaagaaaaatgtttatttgatgcTTAGTACAACTTCACAAAGTATGTATATACGACACATCTCACTTGATCACTGCATGTGTCAAAAAtctgcttaattttaaaattaaaaaattaagagaaagtagtcataaaaataataaaatattcaattgaTGTACCATATAAAACATTTTGTTGCGGAGCCACCAGGGGATTAAATTAATCATCCCTATATTAATTACTAGTCGTCTCTAATTTTGCAACCTGATGAACACGGCACTGGAAATACTTTTGTTGGTACATAATATACCAacactttaatattttgttcaagaataagaaaaatgtataaagcattagtttttttttgtcccAAATCCAACCTTTTAATTCTAGAAAATTAATATGATGACTTAATAAcccatatatatgttttagttctttctttctcttttatatctCATAACATCCAAAATCATATATAGTCCTAATTAGTGACACacataattatataaactaGATCATCTAGATGAGTATATTCCTCAATGGTTCACTTCACCAAATATATGTAAAAGCATTGTAGTGTTTTTTAGGTTGTGATATACCACACAAGCAACATATATAGTTGATACCTGCACAGCTAGAAGGAACAACATACTGATCACAAAAAACCCACCTCAGTAGTGAAAATTTGAGAAGTCTGAATGAGATTTGGGTTCAAATCTCATTctccatatataaaaaaagaaaaaaaaaaggtgatgacaaaattatataattaccaATATTAGGTGAAACACACATCTTCCAAAGGAAGAATATTCAAGAGAAGTGGATGGAGGAGGAGGTTGAAGATTCTTCCATATTTCCCTTTGtggtcttctttttcttcttgtaagGTATACCTCTAGCCTTAGCCTGGCACTCCCTGACCTCCCTAAGGTAGACGCGGATGGAGCCGCTGGCAAAAGGGTTAGTCTCTGGGGAGCCTCCATTTTCCTCGTAGGCAGCCCTAAGTCTGCCTATGAGGGCGTCGAGGCTCCCCCAGGCCTGCCTAAGAGGGCAGGTGCAGGGTGCCGGGGGTTCCGGCTGCCCATAGAACATGCACCCTTGAAGGTGAACCTTGGTCTTCCCAAACTGGTCCAGATAACGGAGGAAATCAAGCACCTGGTTGCAATTACACTGAGAGAGAGGAACTGGGGGTCTCTGGTTCTTCAAGTATTGCC is a window encoding:
- the LOC100815968 gene encoding protein LIGHT-DEPENDENT SHORT HYPOCOTYLS 10, translating into MSSSGSHGAEGSSSNIPIEYQQQQQQSPVTLSRYESQKRRDWNTFGQYLKNQRPPVPLSQCNCNQVLDFLRYLDQFGKTKVHLQGCMFYGQPEPPAPCTCPLRQAWGSLDALIGRLRAAYEENGGSPETNPFASGSIRVYLREVRECQAKARGIPYKKKKKTTKGNMEESSTSSSIHFS